In the Zestosphaera sp. genome, one interval contains:
- a CDS encoding saccharopine dehydrogenase C-terminal domain-containing protein gives MRVLVLGSGSVGTLVAHDLSKDFEVLVVDRDESKLKRVEEFASVLKLDLSRTEVLDDIFRGFDVVVNALPGFLGFKILKKALVVGRDLVDVSFMPEDPLPLNNEARQREVRVVVDAGFAPGLSNVLLGHIYSKLGVLDLGVINVGGLPKEPRPPLYHQVLFSPQDLIDEYLRPARCIIDGKLTLKDPLEVIEEVRIKNFTFERFPTDGLRTLLSTIRAKNLIEYTLRWPGHLTRMKFLKELGFFRSEFIESTMKLVIPAMTYDSPDFSVMDVYGKSGEKEMRFFMYDEYREGFSSMSRVTGYMTALITRLVLKNYVEPGVNPPEYLGMSDYTFNFIVNEIIKRNIVLEAY, from the coding sequence ATGAGGGTTCTAGTACTGGGTTCTGGTAGTGTCGGAACTTTAGTAGCACATGACTTAAGCAAGGATTTTGAGGTTTTGGTTGTAGATAGGGATGAGTCAAAATTAAAGAGAGTTGAGGAATTTGCTAGTGTGCTTAAGCTAGACCTCTCAAGAACTGAGGTTCTCGACGACATATTCAGGGGTTTTGACGTCGTAGTAAACGCGTTGCCTGGTTTTCTCGGCTTTAAAATACTTAAGAAGGCTTTAGTCGTAGGGCGTGACCTCGTTGACGTGTCTTTTATGCCTGAAGACCCCCTACCCCTGAATAACGAAGCTAGGCAACGAGAAGTAAGAGTTGTTGTAGACGCCGGATTTGCACCAGGTCTTAGCAATGTATTATTAGGACACATATACAGTAAGCTAGGCGTGTTAGATTTGGGTGTCATAAACGTGGGTGGTTTGCCTAAGGAGCCTAGACCTCCCCTATACCATCAAGTACTTTTCTCTCCTCAAGACCTGATAGATGAGTATTTGCGTCCAGCCAGGTGCATAATAGACGGTAAACTTACGTTGAAAGACCCTCTAGAGGTTATTGAGGAAGTACGTATAAAGAATTTCACGTTTGAGAGATTCCCTACTGACGGTTTGAGAACTTTATTGAGTACTATAAGAGCTAAGAACTTGATTGAGTACACGCTTAGGTGGCCTGGCCACTTAACTAGAATGAAGTTCCTGAAGGAGCTAGGGTTCTTCAGAAGCGAGTTCATAGAATCTACAATGAAGCTAGTAATACCTGCTATGACTTACGACTCACCAGACTTTTCAGTTATGGATGTTTACGGCAAGAGCGGTGAGAAAGAAATGAGGTTTTTCATGTATGATGAGTATAGAGAAGGCTTTAGTTCTATGTCTCGCGTGACAGGTTATATGACGGCATTAATCACGCGCCTAGTACTGAAGAATTACGTAGAACCTGGAGTGAATCCTCCTGAATATTTAGGTATGAGTGACTACACATTTAACTTTATAGTGAATGAGATCATTAAAAGGAACATAGTTTTGGAAGCTTATTAA
- a CDS encoding monovalent cation/H+ antiporter complex subunit F, producing MPDLEWWVITYLTALMIPYFTAFLLYMVRIIKGPTLPDRVLAVDALGYDLAAFMTVLTIILRSPLLIVCGVVLILWIFSLDIYVAKYLEARELGD from the coding sequence ATGCCTGATTTAGAATGGTGGGTGATTACCTATCTCACCGCTCTCATGATTCCTTACTTCACAGCGTTTCTTCTATATATGGTCAGAATAATTAAGGGGCCTACACTACCTGATAGAGTCTTAGCCGTTGACGCGTTAGGCTACGATTTAGCGGCTTTCATGACTGTCTTAACGATCATTTTAAGATCTCCTTTACTCATAGTTTGCGGAGTTGTTTTGATTTTATGGATATTTTCTTTAGATATTTACGTAGCTAAGTATCTTGAAGCTAGAGAGTTAGGTGATTAG